ATGAAAAGGTGCCGCTGCAGGTCGATATTCCGATTTATCTATTGTGTGAGTAAGCAGACAGTTTTATTATGATCCAGAACTAAAGGttcattttatgttattataatatatttttagtaaagcTGCTGAGGTagaaaagtttatatattttctgcTATTGATATTGTTAGTAAAATTCTGCCGTAAAAAGAGttcatataaatatattcaagtataataatatatttaatatagataTCTATTATATCTACATAATAGACACGCCCGGCTTTATGGTCTAAggtccggcattagaaatatataccctcttctgttattttttagagctatgaaataaatgatagacaaTATTCACAGTGGCAAATTgtaaataggttgcctaattaAATTACGGTTatacacatttttcatacaaaatctaggaaaccgtGAACTAaatcaaaggcaacttaataccGTTAAATTAAGCAtcaaataagctttcatttgacatattagtaACGAGTACGAATaaataactgtttatatctggcaaccccacagttgcaatgtgaaagcaggcagcaacctttacgttttctAATGTGTTGGGTATAGTCTTTTAACTAttgtacgatttttattaattacctaatCAAAGAGTGTTactaggtaaaataaatttaataagaaaaaaaatatttaattatcacaATGCGCAATTTTAATATTCCATCTATTTGAAATGTGagtattttctatcatttatttgttaactgaaataaataacagatgacgGTGTAtttccttatgccggatctcgtactattacGACATCTCGATTTTATATTACTAGCATATGTATTCCGTGATAGTATTTACGATGTATGTTTGCCATgcttatttatacctacttaaattacaaagttcctctgtctgtacttagtataataatataataaaaaaatcagctgaatggggcgctgcctcagctcgatactatagttgagagctgtagtgctgattttcaggcatgaccccagggtgagctcacggacctGTATACTGAATATATGGGCTGTAGTTTTCCACTTATCATCGAGTCAATCAAGAATTTATACAAATGACAATTggcaaattattataaacttttcTCATAAATCACTCGACCCGTTGCTGAAAactgtatgaaattaaatagtttTCAGTTTTTCGCGTTTTCGTATTCAGACGGGGAAGATAACGTAGACAAGTAGATAcctagtaaaaattaaaaacatgtagACGTTAATAGTATCTTGATGGAATAAAGGAAAATATGTAGTAATCAACCATGGTTCTAAACaacaaagtaggtaggtattcaatacaaaatgtataacGAGATTTTACTAAAGGCAAACGATTTTTAAATGCTTTGTAAAGTTTACTCggataagtaaacattttttaaacatcacgtacctactcgtatctaaaCTACGAATGTTAAAAGATGACCCTGAATAGAACAATATGAATTATTATGAGTGCGACGaacctaataaaatatactttttatatctAATTGTCTAATCTATTAGTACGTACATACATGGGTTTTTACTGCGTAGTAATACTTGTAGGAAGATACTAGCTGATAGCACTATATCGTTCCCATAGTTGGTCAAATAGCAAATAGGTATAACTAGTTCAAACTTTTTTGTAACTTATAAGAACTTTCCTCCCTATTAATTAATGCTGTTTGAGGGGATTCCTACAATATCTTGCActcttttttaaagttttcgacCTTCATTACTGtaactagtggacgctcgcgacttcgtccgcgtggaattcagtttttcacaaatcccgcgggaaccatggatttttccgggatgaaaagtagcctatattgtaatcctgagtaaaatctattttcattccaaattgacaaagtttcatacaatcTTTCGTCCCCTATTTTATctccttgggggtagaattgatcataatattttcttagcggatacctacgtCTTAACATCTACCagtgtgccaaatttcagcccgatccgtccagtggtttgggctgtgccttgatagatcactatatcagtcagtcacctttgagttttatacatatatttaaattatatttattagcttCCGCTAATAataccaatataataataaattataccgAGGTTGATATCATATCAAGTTCAAAGTCAACAAGCTAttcaaatattaagtaaaatagAAAGACATTATTTTACTGTCGACCTATCCACAAGTATAATATGCTTATTTACTTAACTAATACTCGCTTGTAGCTTAGCTTATCCGCCTAACAACATGCTATGGATGTAGACAAAGAATCTCCGATTATACAGAGGACAATGTAAGAGCTATTTTAAGTgcctatattttaaaatattcttttgtttttgactGTACGATTTCAAAATGGCTGGTTTTGTTTGAATAGACAATCGAAGCCGATTTTTTCCTACCGATATTTAAGTTTTCTGAAAAGGTAaagaaaatgaattaaatttaatattataatcaggTGTGATAACGACTACGGAAGTTTTACGAGTACCTAATGATTTGTAAGAGAATATTCCTATTTATTGTCTAGATGTCTAAGTCGGCCTTcgtgcgcagtggtatgcgcggtggatttgcgaaacggaggtactgggttcgatccccggctgggccgattgaggttttcttaattggtccaggtctggctggtaggaggcttcagccgtggctagttaccaccctaccagcaaagaccaCAACCAAGctatgtagcgttccggtacgtgtaggtttctacacgacttcgttcgaaaggggtgtggattttcatcctccttctaccAAGTTAGTCccctttcatcttagattgcatcatcacttaccatcaggtgagattgtagtcaagggcaagcttgtaaagaataaaaaaaggtaaagaAGATATCTAATACTCGAATAAGATCATGAAAGTGCAATTACCGCCaattatattgttaattattataatgcaaAAAGTTCGTCTCTGCTAATAAAATAACTGATGTCACCCTCTTAGCAGGTATTGAGTGTAGGTGGTAAGTTACATCAgatgataatgaattatttatttcaaaggcATCTGCATCGTCCCGGCGGTCGTGAACAATAGACGAGATGAGAATGATACAATCATTACCTACTCGCGTCAGTGCTAACATGTGAGTGATTTACGAGATGATTGGCGCGAGAGATCAACAGTTTATGTCTTCAACAtttgatgaataataataattacatataatatacagttaatacaaaattattacattacagGTCTGCGTTTGTCCAAGGTTCTAATCGTTGTCTATTGTATACCTTCAACCATTTTATAAGAAGTTGTATACGTCATAAAAATCTTTACAATATGTATgtctataaaattacaaaaaatttaatagtaggtacctctattttgacggcctccgtggcacagtgggatgcgcggtggacttacaagacggaggtcctaagtTCAATCccaggctggaccaattgaggttttcttaagtggTCTATTAAGGGTACTATTATGCGACGGTCCGTgccgtactgactcgagaaatttttgatttttgtatttggaacggctacgacaccgtcgtgctccgtgcgctctatctaactattattaatctgtggtgtgtacaatgtacatgcaCCGGAGATCCGGTCAGATATCCTGTGAAAAAAAAAGGAAGTCTACAAGCGCTCTTAGCTTGCAAAcctgcattggaccagcgtggtgggtctaagcttcttATAGTAAGTATCCTCTCTAACGTAAGGAAGGTAGGTCAAAATAGGATAACGATGACGGTTTATCATTGACTATGAATATAGGATGCTGAAGCTATTTTTGAGCAGTGGCATGCATACTTTGTTAATTAGGGTAACGACTATACGtagaaaatgtacaaaatggGTAATTCCTGCTCCAATACTAGTTATTAATGGGTCCTCAGGATAGTTAGTGTATtcttgcatctatgaagtgcactccACTGTTTTTGAGCAGATATTTAAAGCAGCTAGGGACTATTCGTCATCAACGGCATTGAATGGCAATATACACGGAACACGGATGTAAACTGAGTCAGATGTCTATTAGATAATATAGCCCACATAGCACTCACTGGCATTTACTGCTTACTCGTACATTGTCAATCTTATAAACAACATCTAAGTGACAGCCGATGCAAATGTCAAAGTGTAGAACCTCATGAGAATTGGCTATTTGAATACCTATTTATCAtaaatcattttcatcatcattaacagccaatggacgtgcatagctggacatagacctcttgcatggatttccaaacaaaacggtctcaagccgccagcatccagcggatccATGCAAtcaacctagtggggggtccaccaacactgcgcttaacACCTATTCCTAGACTCCTCAGGTTAACTGAAGTATGATGGCATCATTTAATGTTAGATTGTTCGCAGGCTATGCCAGCAAGTATCTACgggtactcgtattttattctAACTGTAAAAAATTCATAAACATCCGTTTAGTAATTTCGAGGATTACCTTGAACTGATAAACATACAAATTCTGTATggtaatgtaggtacataaacaaATAAGTATATATGGTACCTAACATGGAAAGTACAGACCTTGAGTCTTGCACTAGAGCAGGTCATAAATAATTCTAttcaacataattattgtaCTTTGAATTATGAGTCGGAGCAGTTAAAGAAGTCCCGAAacgagtaggtatttaatagttttttaaagAAGCTTTTTCTTTACCTACCCGAGTAGGTATTAGTTCGCATGGAATGCGGATTTTATCGAATAACCTTTTCCTTGTAAATTCCAATGATACAGTCCATTATATATTTCTCCTACTTGTTCAGTAGCCATTACCTATCtgtaatgcctagttcggactactttagttttttagtccagtacgaacaatttttggatttaccgcccaataATCGTTCGTACTCCACTAAAacactaaagtagtccgaactaagcCTAAAAGcacttaaaacatttttaattaagtgaTTCTTTGTAGTTAGAgtgaatgaattttcatttaattcctCATTAGTTCATTATTCATTAAAAGTGCCTCCAATGATATTTTTCTTTGCGAAAATTCTAAGAATATAACACCAGtcttagtaaataattttttatcactttaCCTTTTTACGTTGCGTTTTGAATGGTTTAGGTAGTTTAGAATTAGATAAAACATAAAGtagtgaaattttctatttaCTGTACGTACCTACGTAAATTTCTAAAAAGGGTAAAAAAACTACTCAACAaggtataaattaatataaaataatttatattttataaaatttactttaaagtATTGTAAAAACGTATTgtaaaaacttattatttatctaaCTATCTTACAAAAGAATTTATCACATTGCCTTATAAAATAAGTCTTGTTTCGGTGTTACATCAGAATGGGATCGACAAATAAGCAACGATTTTCCTCTTCTACGATATTCCAAGAGAAGGTGGTTGCAGGTATGCAGATGAGTGATCTTATCGTCTTCCGTACcctgaaaacaaaattttcaattattaataaatagaaacttaccgaaaattaaaacataagacCGTCCTGGTTTCCAAAGCCAGCAAGGTCTTATACAATATTATCTAAACATACCCAAGGGCCTTACTTTACTAATCTGCCTATATCATATTTTGATCAAGATGTATcgttcgttattaacccatattcggctcactgctgagctcgagtctcctgacATGACAGGGGCTAAGTTAATAGAcccccacgctggcccaatgcggattgtcagaattcacacacgcagagaattaagaaaattctctggtatgcagatttcctttaccgtttgagacacgtgatatttaagttcttaaaatgcacataactgaaaaattagaggtgcatgtcaaggactggattcgaacccacaccctccggaatcggaggcagaggtcatatttacttggctatcacggcttataatATCATAAATCGGAACTTgagaaaatattcatattacctATAACCTTGAGATATTTCGAGGAAAGATAATTTATAgctgtattataattattttaagaaggTAAGGATATATTCggaactacgagtaggtacatgatAGGTATGTCACGGACTATATTAAAACAATCTAAGACATTAGGCAAAACCAAAACGGTATATTTGCATTACGTCGTCATAAGCAGGCAATTTTGACTGCAGGGCCACGCCTGATTGGAACATATGTACCACTCCAAAGCAGATTGGCGTACTTTATTGTTATAATGAATCTTAACCACACCATCAGGTGTTAGGGATAATAATCGGGACCGACAGCTTATTTCACCGATTTTCTTGTTTCATGAgataggactcgaacccaggacctcaagaTTCGATGCAGCACAGGCTAACCACTAACCCGACGAGGTAACACATGTGCATTGCATATACAGTACTAATCGGCCTCAAATGACAATACGTCGTCACATCAGTTACGAAAGCTCTCCCGTGTCGAATTGTATTTCCGTGCATTATTAAATTTACCGTTTGGGTTGAATGGAATTGCTAGATGATAAAAGTAATGATTTTCTCATATCTTACCTCCTTTAACTGCAGCACCCGCAGATGCATGAGCTGAAGAACTGGCAAAGCTTCTTCCGGCTCCAAAGGATCCAGCGGTAGCACCCGCAAGACTAGAGGCTATACTACTAAGGAGATTGTTGTGTCCACCTACACCTGCTTTTGATGAGCCTAGGCTACCGGAAATGCCTCCAGATCCAGAATCATAATTTGATCCACAACCAGAATTGCAGCCAGATGTACCGAGACCTTGGTTTGCGCCAAATGCACTTGAACTAGCAAAAGCTACCGAATTAGCATTAGCTCCAGCGTTAGCCGTGTTTATTAAATCAGATGGCACTTTATTCacattgttatatttattgtctTTCGCCAAATGTGTGCCATATTCCGAATTCACTGCACTTTTAGCCTGGTCGTTTTGTCCAGATATAACTTTTCCAGTATATTCAGCTTGTCCATTGATGGATTCCTTATTATCAAATGGTTTGAATAATCCTGGTGGGCCACCGAAACTTCCTGAATAAGCTACTGATTTTGCATTTGCCGATGCACTAGCATCACTAGATGCTACATTTGATTGTATAGTTTCCTTTCCATGATGCAAATTGTGACCAGTTGTAGAACTGCAACCTCCAGTATTACAGGCAGGGCCTATAGGTGTTGTAGGGAGACTAGACGATACACTATACTCATTTGGTTTTAGTATTCCGGATGTACCACCAAATCCACCCAAATATGGAGACTTTTCTTTTTCGTCAACAGGTTTAGGTAATCCAGGACTAATTGTACCCTTTTCTCCTGTCAAATGTccagtattaatattaatggaactttcacttGGTTTTTGTGTGATGTGAAAGTTATATGATCCAGTGCCTGCTGCTGTGGCTGCTGAACCTGCATGATCATGATTAGATGATGCAGTATGAGAAACAGAAGGTATTTTATCATGCACGGGTTTTGATTCAATATGTGTGCCTATTTTAGAACTAGTGTCGAATGTACCCGGTGATCCACCAAAACCACCAGTATATATAGGCGTTTTCTGGCCAGACGGTGTCGTAGCAGTAGCTGGTTTAATGTCAAAGGTTCCATGTGATCCAGGAACAGATGCTCCTCCAAAACTGTGTGGTTTATTATATGGGCCTACACCAGAATTGATATCAGCGGAACCAGAAGGTGTTCCGAATACACTTGAGGCGTAACTAGGAGAATTTTGATTAGTAGGTAAACTTGAATCTGGCTTTGGTAAGCCAAAAGAATCATGACCAGTACTGGCCGATATTCCAGTATTATGTGGCGTAGTGTTTGAACTAGACAATGGTTGTCCGTTGGTTGACTTAGATGGATTATGTAGGAGAGCGGCGGTATTTGTCTCGAATGTCCCTGGTGAACCCCCAAAACCACCAGTGTACGAAGGTTTGTCTTTAGTAGGATATATACCACTCGTAGCTGTAGCTGGTTTTATGTCAAAGGTTCCGTGTGATCCAGGAACAGAAGCTCCTTCAGCATTGTGTGGTTTATTATGAGGGCCTACACCAGAATTGATGTCAGCTAAACCCGTAGGTGTTCCGAATCCATCTGAGCCGTAATTAGGTGAATTTTGACTAGTAGGTATACTTGAACCTGGTTTTGGTAAGCCAAAAGAATCATGGCCAGTAATGCCCGATATTCCAATATTATGTGGCGTCGTGATTGAACTAGACAATGGTTGTCCGTTGGTTGACTTAGATGGATTATGTAGGAGAGCGGCGGTATTTGTCTCGAATGTCCCTGGTGAACCCCCAAAACCACCAGTGTACGAAGGTTTATCTTGACTAGAATATACCCCACTTGGGACCGGTTTTTGATAATTTGAATCATGTGTCGAAGTAATCGTTTTCTCGAATCCATTGGTTTGTTGTGCATGTGCAGAGTTAGCATCAATTGACCCAGTAGGTGTTCCAAATCCTCCTGTATATCCTGGAATATTTTGACTGGGTGAAATATTGGTGTTTTGACCAGGTGAAATGTTGGTATTTGTTTTTGGTGTTTCTAAAGATGTATGTGGAGCTGGGTAATTTTGCTTTATTAATCCACCAGCATTTTGATTGTAGTGACCAGAAACACTCTCTTGCTTTACATTTGATCCTGATGCACCAAACGTAGCTGATTGTGAGGAAGCACCCTGTAAGCTGTGCGTTGAATCAATAGGGATACCACCACAATTAGGACTGCTACATGATAATGTACTCGGGACTTGGTGAGATGGAACATTTAATGAATTGCAATTTGGCCCATTACAACCCGGAGATCCAGCGGAGCTACTTGGTAACTGAGAGGAATAAATTCCATCAGAGTAACTGGGGATTTTGTGCGTAATATCAGGTTTTGATGGTGTACCAGATGGTAAATTATATAAGGGTGTGGGATTGgtattacttttataattagGCGTGAGTTCACCGTTGTTTGAACCAAGTATAGGTACATGATAGCTTGATGGTTTGCCATTATTTAAATCAGGATTGGTCAAAGCAGGTTTGCAATCGTGGGTAGAACATGCGGGTCCACTATTAGGAGTAGTTAAATGAGTAGCAGGTTGTTGAGTATTCGTTAAAACGGAACTATCTGAGGGTCCCAGAGGGATAAAAGTATCACATCCAGAATTGGAATTACAATTTCTAGATGAGGGGTTTTCGTTATAGTGGGTCGATGTGGTAGGTATAGCAGATGAATCATGAGTAATTGTTCCACATTTCCCATAGGAGCAGTCTTTCTTAGAATTTTGGTATCCATTTTTATCCAAAACAGATGCATGGCCACTTAAATTATTCGTAGATTTTGTTTTCCCTCCAATATTAActtcaaaatcatttaagtCCGTTTCTTGTTGGATTGACGGAGAAATTGCTGTTTGTAAGTCTGCTCTATCGTGGGTCGGTAAAACTGAAGATGGCTGACATTGTCCAGATAAGCAATTTTTGTGATCGAGTCCACTGTGTTGTTGGCCAGTCAATCCGCAACCACTCGAAGAGCATTTATTGTTTATAGTGCCAATATTGCAGTTATTTCCCGCACAAGGCAAACCGCCGACATTATAAGAGAGTGCTGAAGATCCGGCAAAGGCTTTTGCATCAGCAGCAGCTGACGCAGTGGATCCACTGCCTCCGAAGCCATTTTGAACTCCAGGCGAACCGTGTAACGTTGATGGTATACTATTTCCTGCTATTCCACCAGCGGTAGAACCGCCGAAACTGAACGAACTTGAACTGGAACTTGAGCTTGAGCTCGATGAAGCAAAActagatgatgatgacttggaAAAACTTCCAGAAAATCCGTTCCCACTTGGAATACTGAGGGGTACAGCAGGTAAAACTCCGAATGCACCGGATCCAGCGGCCGCGTCagctagaaaaaaaaaaacaaaatattctcgTAAAAGCATTTACGTacatcaattaattaaataaaaccgtAATAACATACATTAGAAGTAATTGTCTAccttaattgtattaatttcagttaattaccaggatattttatcatatttaacTAAACCTACGAGTACTTAATTATGATTTAGGTACCAACACTTATAAAGAATAAGATCAATAGACAGGTATTTACTACAAGCAAATATCTACTTCAGGTTTTATTATACTATCTTAACTTGCAAATAACTTTGGTTGAAACTTTTAGTATATTTCGGTCTCAAAGTACAAATTGTAACTAAGGCTATACGCTATACGCTTACTTAAGGGCTAAAtagtgtattgtttaaatatatatttttttaattaatttattatcaaatgaGCCAAAACAATGTTTCAAATATTAAAGTATGTACCCAAAGACGGGCGAGAGAGCAAATAAAGagtgctaatttattttaaagttaaaacgGCAAAAATATAACCCAAGTTAAAAGGTTTTTCAAAGTCTGAAGTAGGTACCTTAGTAGTAAGGTATGTAATAAACTGTTAAAGGTTCTCTTATGTATCTAATGTCAATCCCATTTTTGGTACCCACTAAGTAGTAccacagtataaccagtagttggacttcatactaaaggtcgaaacgcgagctatacctacgcacctcgtacgtggggtgatcgtggggtgaagaccgttgcgactgtgccgcggtgacgaacgcagtgtattcgattttttaattatgacgactaggaaaaaagttattatttttataaagtttgattaatattttgtattctaaaggcataatttaaaatatatatatataaatgattgcttaaataataaaattgtgtaaataggtaaatgacgtaaacggtaataaatattaaataattatttattaacttcttcatttaggttgttttctttgattattatgtaatacatagatttaaatcttatgacatgtatgttttgtacacctgtattttaatgtaataaagaagttaaataaagaagttgtttgaatttaacaacattattgtgttgctcatactttaatgtatttgaataaaaagagtaaagagccagctgatattaatatacctatccagatttttttattaaactactagcgaacccggtcaatctcaatttgttttttgtagttccttccttacatgccaagtcaggatcaattttttatcgtctattctatagtgtgggggtatcgttatcggta
This DNA window, taken from Bicyclus anynana chromosome 1, ilBicAnyn1.1, whole genome shotgun sequence, encodes the following:
- the LOC112046905 gene encoding nuclear pore complex protein DDB_G0274915; translation: MELSGVIVLALAGYVTCTPYGYGVKSGALAKADAAAGSGAFGVLPAVPLSIPSGNGFSGSFSKSSSSSFASSSSSSSSSSSSFSFGGSTAGGIAGNSIPSTLHGSPGVQNGFGGSGSTASAAADAKAFAGSSALSYNVGGLPCAGNNCNIGTINNKCSSSGCGLTGQQHSGLDHKNCLSGQCQPSSVLPTHDRADLQTAISPSIQQETDLNDFEVNIGGKTKSTNNLSGHASVLDKNGYQNSKKDCSYGKCGTITHDSSAIPTTSTHYNENPSSRNCNSNSGCDTFIPLGPSDSSVLTNTQQPATHLTTPNSGPACSTHDCKPALTNPDLNNGKPSSYHVPILGSNNGELTPNYKSNTNPTPLYNLPSGTPSKPDITHKIPSYSDGIYSSQLPSSSAGSPGCNGPNCNSLNVPSHQVPSTLSCSSPNCGGIPIDSTHSLQGASSQSATFGASGSNVKQESVSGHYNQNAGGLIKQNYPAPHTSLETPKTNTNISPGQNTNISPSQNIPGYTGGFGTPTGSIDANSAHAQQTNGFEKTITSTHDSNYQKPVPSGVYSSQDKPSYTGGFGGSPGTFETNTAALLHNPSKSTNGQPLSSSITTPHNIGISGITGHDSFGLPKPGSSIPTSQNSPNYGSDGFGTPTGLADINSGVGPHNKPHNAEGASVPGSHGTFDIKPATATSGIYPTKDKPSYTGGFGGSPGTFETNTAALLHNPSKSTNGQPLSSSNTTPHNTGISASTGHDSFGLPKPDSSLPTNQNSPSYASSVFGTPSGSADINSGVGPYNKPHSFGGASVPGSHGTFDIKPATATTPSGQKTPIYTGGFGGSPGTFDTSSKIGTHIESKPVHDKIPSVSHTASSNHDHAGSAATAAGTGSYNFHITQKPSESSININTGHLTGEKGTISPGLPKPVDEKEKSPYLGGFGGTSGILKPNEYSVSSSLPTTPIGPACNTGGCSSTTGHNLHHGKETIQSNVASSDASASANAKSVAYSGSFGGPPGLFKPFDNKESINGQAEYTGKVISGQNDQAKSAVNSEYGTHLAKDNKYNNVNKVPSDLINTANAGANANSVAFASSSAFGANQGLGTSGCNSGCGSNYDSGSGGISGSLGSSKAGVGGHNNLLSSIASSLAGATAGSFGAGRSFASSSAHASAGAAVKGGYGRR